The following proteins come from a genomic window of Anticarsia gemmatalis isolate Benzon Research Colony breed Stoneville strain chromosome 25, ilAntGemm2 primary, whole genome shotgun sequence:
- the LOC142984005 gene encoding acetylcholine receptor subunit alpha-1-A-like, whose amino-acid sequence MELITYILLLVFINVTVGNDCPPINDVPREYIWEKELVDTLKKDYQAYEPPIPTCEDKNITITLRFILKYFNFESESEKLVMQTWMFISWDDFRLKWKPEDHGGLEEVEVSSTRIWTPGVRLYNNADSTDFDRYFYSRCTIKYSGKVLCVPRVTHESVCKLKLQKFPYDVQECSLIFGTWQTRHEVYKMNVSSRAISMWGVEYGSQWLISDYKQETHEGTEKQLTMTFSFEREAVSLATVIIDPCLIISVLTIVCMFLDVRGPVRLMLAFFSVLTHYDWLPVLASNLPVESADPPNILLYYRGSTILTALMLLITFVLGVICRRMDTPHNVILSINSFVYETYARYFVFPKWDIEDKFATEKEDFNEDWVKFANCVNSLCRSIIIITYIGLYIGFVPQPVPINY is encoded by the coding sequence ATGGAGCtgattacttatattttattactggtATTTATAAACGTAACTGTAGGAAACGATTGTCCACCTATTAACGATGTTCCACGAGAATATATTTGGGAGAAAGAGCTTGTAGATACCCTGAAGAAAGACTATCAAGCCTACGAGCCTCCGATACCGACATGCgaagacaaaaatataacaataaccCTCAGATTTATCctcaaatatttcaatttcgAAAGCGAATCTGAAAAGTTGGTGATGCAAACTTGGATGTTCATCTCTTGGGACGACTTTCGGCTTAAATGGAAGCCTGAAGACCACGGCGGACTCGAGGAGGTCGAAGTTAGCAGTACAAGGATCTGGACTCCAGGCGTCAGACTGTACAACAACGCGGATTCAACAGACTTCGACAGATACTTTTACAGTCGctgtactataaaatatagtggCAAAGTGCTCTGCGTGCCGAGAGTCACCCATGAGTCTGTATGCAAGCTCAAACTGCAGAAATTTCCTTACGATGTTCAGGAGTGTTCTTTAATATTTGGTACTTGGCAGACAAGACATGAAGTCTACAAGATGAACGTTAGCTCCCGAGCTATAAGTATGTGGGGAGTGGAGTACGGCTCCCAGTGGTTAATATCAGATTACAAGCAGGAGACGCATGAAGGTACAGAGAAGCAGTTGACAATGACGTTCTCGTTCGAGCGAGAAGCTGTCAGTTTGGCAACTGTTATCATTGATCCTTGTCTAATAATCTCTGTTCTGACAATCGTCTGTATGTTCCTGGATGTCCGAGGACCTGTTCGTTTAATGCTGGCTTTCTTCAGCGTCCTTACTCATTACGACTGGTTGCCTGTACTTGCATCTAATCTACCGGTCGAAAGCGCTGACCCTCCAAACATATTGTTATACTACCGAGGATCGACAATTTTGACTGCTTTGATGCTTCTAATCACATTTGTATTGGGTGTGATTTGCAGACGAATGGATACTCCACATAATGTTATACTATCCATCAACAGTTTTGTGTATGAAACTTATGCAAGATATTTTGTGTTTCCCAAATGGGATATTGAAGATAAATTTGCGACTGAAAAGGAAGATTTTAATGAAGATTGGGTCAAATTTGCTAACTGTGTAAATAGTTTGTGTcgttctattattataattacgtaTATTGGTTTGTATATCGGGTTTGTGCCTCAACCAGTgcctattaattattaa
- the LOC142984006 gene encoding cathepsin S-like, with protein sequence MKVLTIIFILNLSLIHSQLNITETTNKIKYILTNYKQKRCVSDKMESFVSKTLKLVEKNKGLDDFMDSFNVSQCAVDASSDYVKRHILDGLIIQEDLPDTHWFNYKSVHKKEYKTLEQELEALSKWRKNLQRVAQHNRDFLAGKQSYSLHLNHFGDLDVKEYFYKFLKLYQTFPLFDPAEDHHKTTFRRNVHVTVPKQFDWRSKGFRPRHEEQFHCGACYAFAVTHALQAQLYKRHGFWGELSPQQIVDCSFRDGNSGCNGGSLRAALKYAAREGLIKESQYPYKGKRGDCKYNRYQVRVRAKRWATLPMHDEDAIEKAIVTIGPLAVAVNAAPFTFQLYRSGVYDDLFCTSWQLNHAMLLVGYTQDYWILLNWWGQNWGEDGYIRIRRGFNHCGVANMATYVEI encoded by the exons ATGAAAGTTTTAACCATAATTTTTATCTTAAACCTTTCTTTAATACATTCTCaattaaatataacagaaactacaaacaaaattaaatatattttaactaattataaGCAAAAACGATGTGTGTCGGATAAAATGGAGAGTTTTGTTTCGAAAACTTTGAAATTggttgaaaaaaataaaggtttGGATGATTTCATGGATAGTTTTAATGTTAGTCAGTGTGCTGTGGATGCGTCGAGTGACTATGTTAAACGTCATATACTGGATGGGTTGATTATACAAGAAGATTTACCGGATACACATTGGTTTAATTATAAG TCTGTACACAAGAAAGAATACAAAACACTTGAACAAGAGTTAGAGGCGCTATCAAAATGGCGTAAGAATCTGCAACGAGTGGCTCAACACAACCGCGACTTTTTAGCTGGCAAGCAATCGTATTCACTGCATCTCAATCACTTTGGAGATCTG GACGTCAAAGAATACTTCTATAAATTCCTGAAGCTGTACCAGACGTTTCCTCTATTTGATCCAGCTGAAGATCATCATAAAACTACCTTCCGAAGAAATGTGCATGTTACGGTTCCAAAACAG TTTGACTGGCGTTCCAAAGGTTTCCGTCCTCGTCATGAGGAACAGTTTCATTGTGGCGCGTGTTATGCCTTCGCTGTCACACACGCTTTACAAGCTCAGCTGTATAAACGACATGGGTTTTGGGGTGAATTGAG TCCGCAACAAATAGTGGACTGCAGCTTCAGGGACGGCAACAGTGGTTGTAATGGAGGGTCCTTAAGAGCAGCGCTCAAGTACGCCGCCCGGGAGGGGTTGATCAAGGAGTCGCAGTATCCTTATAAAGGCAAG CGCGGTGACTGCAAATACAACAGATATCAAGTGCGAGTTCGTGCTAAACGATGGGCCACACTCCCAATGCATGACGAAGATGCTATAGAAAAGGCTATAGTCACTATCGGACCCTTAGCCGTGGCCGTTAATGCTGCTCCTTTTACGTTTCAACTGTACAG GAGTGGTGTCTACGATGATCTATTCTGCACATCATGGCAGTTAAACCATGCCATGTTACTGGTCGGGTATACCCAAGATTACTGGATCTTGCTGAACTGGTGGGGGCAAAACTGGGGTGAAGATGGATATATCAG AATACGAAGAGGATTCAACCACTGTGGAGTGGCAAATATGGCCACTTATgtcgaaatataa